DNA from Roseimicrobium sp. ORNL1:
TAGCCGCAAAAAGACGCAAAAAACTCAAGAGGGTTGAATGCTGGGTGGCACTACGTTCATGGGGATGGCAGCGTCCCAAGACGGGTAGGAAAACCCGCCAACCACTGTCCGGTCAGGAGATCCGACTTCCTGGTGCATCTGCGTCCTTTGTTGCTTTGTCCCTTTGCGATTAATCGGAAACGTCCGGACAATGAGCTACCTCACGAGGCGTCACTCACCGTCCCACTGTCGCACCGCTTACCGTCGTACCGGCCCCCTACCACTTGATCCCAATCTTCTTGAACCCCGCCTTCATGTCCGCTTCGAGCTGCGCCGGCGTGCGGCCGTCCATGAGGATCTGCAGTTGTTCAAAGCCGAAGTCCTCATTCTGCTTGAAGGCTGGGGGCGTGACCTGGTTGGAATTCCACGAGTAGCGGCCGGTTTCCTTGTCCACTTTCACGAGCGGATTGGCAAAGAAGGCGTTCCATGCTTCGCGAGCTTCCGCGATCTTGTCGAGGTACTTCAGGAAGCGTGTGCCCTTGCCGTCGCCATCGAGGTGGCAGAAGTAGTAGACCATCACGCACGAGGCGTAGTAGAGGCGGAATTGCGCGAGGCCGCCGCTGTCCGCCTGCGCACGCCACTCGTCGCCCTTCATCATCAGGTGACCGGCCACATTGATGTCCGCCAGGCCCACGCCGCGTTCCTCGGCATGCTGCAGGTATTCCTTGAAGCCGCTCTCATGCGCGGCTGCGCGGAAGCGGCCTGCCTTGTAGGGCAGCATTTCCGTGTACTCCGCCGTACCTTCAATGACCCACGTGGGCAGGAAGGCGAGGTAGTCATGCATCAACTGGTGCGTGATCTCGTGGATGATGGTGTCATTCGAGTAGCCATCATCCTTCGCCCAGGTCTTGCCCAGCAGCTTGAGTCCCAGACTCTGGAAGGGAATGCGGAAGGTGCGGTCGCGCGACATGTACACGCCCCCGGAATTTTCCGGGCCGCCGTCCGCGATGTAGCTCTGGCGGCTGGCGAAGAACTTCGCCTGGAAGCGGCCCACATCCACCGGCGGCTTCGGGTCGATGGCCCACGGCAGTGTCTGCAGCAGGGTGCGGGTCGCTTCGAACGTGCGCGCGATTTCCTTCATCACGCTGCCCGCGAGCTTCTCCTCCGAGTGGAAGGAGAAAGCCTCCGACTGGTACACGCAGTTCTTCTCCTCCGGCTTCTCCGAGACCACGGCGATTTCAATGGAGCGCGCGGGCACTTCCACTTCCTTGGGCCACACGCGTTTCTCGATGGGCAGGCGTGCGGTCACTCCGGCGGGAGTCGCAGGCACACTGCCTCCCGGAGCGGGAGCAGGGGCGGGCGTGGAGGCCGTGTTCTTTTTGAGAAAATCCTGGTCTGCGGGCGAGAGCTTCGAAATGGGGAATTTGATGGTCTGTCCGCCGGACATGAGGAAGTGCACCTGGTCACCCTCGATGCCCGCCAGCGAGGCCTGCATGGTGCGGCCCTGGGCATCTGTCCACGTCCGCATCTCAGCGGGCGCGGCTGCCGAAGCCTCAGGAGCAAGACTGCACCATCCGACTCCGAGGCAAAACGCCAGGGCGGCAGCGGGGCGGGTGAGGGAAGTGGGAAGCATATAAATGTATTACAGGAACACGGCGCAAAGCGTCAATCCTTCCAGCCGAATTGCGGAGAAAACGGATACGAACCCAAGATTCCCACGGGTGTGTAGCCGTTGTTTCTTGACCCCGGGGGATGTCCAGCAAACGTACCCACCCCATGCTTTCCTTCGACCCCGCCCGTGTCCAGACTCCCGCCTATGTGGTGGATCTTGCCCTGCTGAAAAAGAACCTGGAACTGCTCGCCCACGTGCAGCTCGAGGCCGGGTGCAAGGTGCTGCTGGCGTTGAAGGGCTTTTCCATGTTCTCCACCTTCCCGCTGGTGCGCCAATATCTGAGCGGCTGCTGCGCGAGCGGTTTGAATGAGGCGCTGCTGGCACACCATGAATTTGGCAAGGAGGTGCACGTGTACTGCCCCGCCTTCAAGGAGGAGGAGATGCAGCAGATTATCCCCATCGCCTGCCACATCAGCTTCAACTCCGTGCAGCAGTGGAAAAAATTCCGCCCCATGATCGAGGCCGCCGGAAGGGACGCACCCAGCCCCGGCCTGCGCGTGAATCCCGAGAAGTCCACCGTGGAAGTGGCGCTGTATGACCCGTGCTCACCCGGCTGCCGCCTCGGCACCCGCTCGGTGGAGATCAAGGACGGTGACCTCGAAGGGCTCGAGGGCCTTCATTTCCACGCCCTCTGTGAGCAGGGGTCGGATGCGCTGGAGCTTGTCATCAGAGCAGTGGAAGAGCGTTTTCCGAAATTCCTCAAGCAGGTGAAGTGGGTGAACATGGGCGGCGGCCATCACATCACGAAGCCGGGTTATGACGTGGAGCGTCTCATCCGCCTCGTGCGTGAGTTCCGTGAGCGTCATGACGTGGAAGTTTACCTCGAGCCCGGCGAAGCCATCGCGCTGAACACCGGCTACCTCGTCGCCTCTGTGCTGGATCTCGTGGGCGAACCCGGCGCGCAGACGGCCATTCTCGATGTCTCCGCGACCTGCCACATGCCGGACAC
Protein-coding regions in this window:
- the nspC gene encoding carboxynorspermidine decarboxylase: MLSFDPARVQTPAYVVDLALLKKNLELLAHVQLEAGCKVLLALKGFSMFSTFPLVRQYLSGCCASGLNEALLAHHEFGKEVHVYCPAFKEEEMQQIIPIACHISFNSVQQWKKFRPMIEAAGRDAPSPGLRVNPEKSTVEVALYDPCSPGCRLGTRSVEIKDGDLEGLEGLHFHALCEQGSDALELVIRAVEERFPKFLKQVKWVNMGGGHHITKPGYDVERLIRLVREFRERHDVEVYLEPGEAIALNTGYLVASVLDLVGEPGAQTAILDVSATCHMPDTLEMPYRPMIIGSGQPGELAHTYKLGGTSCLAGDVINEYSFAEPLEPGRKLVFTDMAHYTMVKTTTFNGVPHPDIDTYDPVTDELRVVRRFGYEDFRNKLS
- a CDS encoding SHD1 domain-containing protein, which gives rise to MLPTSLTRPAAALAFCLGVGWCSLAPEASAAAPAEMRTWTDAQGRTMQASLAGIEGDQVHFLMSGGQTIKFPISKLSPADQDFLKKNTASTPAPAPAPGGSVPATPAGVTARLPIEKRVWPKEVEVPARSIEIAVVSEKPEEKNCVYQSEAFSFHSEEKLAGSVMKEIARTFEATRTLLQTLPWAIDPKPPVDVGRFQAKFFASRQSYIADGGPENSGGVYMSRDRTFRIPFQSLGLKLLGKTWAKDDGYSNDTIIHEITHQLMHDYLAFLPTWVIEGTAEYTEMLPYKAGRFRAAAHESGFKEYLQHAEERGVGLADINVAGHLMMKGDEWRAQADSGGLAQFRLYYASCVMVYYFCHLDGDGKGTRFLKYLDKIAEAREAWNAFFANPLVKVDKETGRYSWNSNQVTPPAFKQNEDFGFEQLQILMDGRTPAQLEADMKAGFKKIGIKW